Below is a genomic region from Scomber scombrus chromosome 3, fScoSco1.1, whole genome shotgun sequence.
CTTTTGAATAAACAGAACACATGAAGCCGTCTGTCACTGTGTGCTAAATATTCCACCATCTCAGCTTCTTAGTGGGATCAAAAAGCAATTTTTAAAACGTGCTTTTTAAAGAGATTagtgtgtttctttcattttagcTGAGTATGTAACACTGCATCGCATCAAGCCAACTTTCTGTGTCTTTTCAGTTGCATAGCAGGACAACATTCACACATCTAGCACagcaatacatttttacaattttcattttacaaatgcacacaaaaatatatataaactatatcCTGAACTGTTAATACCACTTCAGCTCCATCGATGACAAGTTTCAATGAGCTGAAATTATCTTTATGGTGTCTTATTCCATTCAGGTACCATAATCCATTTTTAAACTTAATGTTACAAAAATAATGGTCAGCTGGTCTTTAGAACAGTCAGACATTTGTCAGCACGCAGGTCATGTGAtagaaggaggaggtgaggcAGACAAGTTCAACAATAAAACCTCATGTTAGGTGCTCTCCACCTCCTTTGTGTAAATCATTTGTACAATAACGCATTTGTGTTCATTTCTTTTCAGAATGGGAGGGTATCCATGAAGATTTTCTCTACAATCGGTGGAGGGGGAACCAGGTCCTCCAGTTTTAGGTAAAAGATGCGCTGTAGACCCTGTGTACAGAGAGTCCTCAGTTCAGGGAGTTTACCCAGAAGACGAGAAAGATAGCTGGGCTGGATCCGGCTTGTTTCTGATCTGTTTCCACTCACGTGCTCCCTTAAACAGGTAATGAGGTGGTTTTGGAAGTCCTCGACACGTTTGGGCTCTTTGAGGCCGTGGCGATCTAGGTGTAAAAGATGTTATCATGAGATGCTGTCTTACAAATAACTATGAAAATCAAGtgcaaacagcaaacacaagGTCTCACCAGTGATAATGACGAGCGCTGCAAGGCAGGAAAACAAGGAGATGTCTAATTTCATGCGGTGAAGGCTCTGGGAGAAATCCATTATGGAGTCGATCCAGTCACCAAAACTGCGAACACACTGCATTCGGTGGAGGACCACGCCATTACAGAAGATCAGCTTGCTCTTCTCTGGATTTGACCTGCATGATTTCAAGCCATGAGTACAGTAAACATACTAGAACATGCACGTCAGACTAATGAAGTAGTGGTTCACATGGCATGTTTTAACTAATAAAGTAAGCCAACCTGTACGCCAGTCGGAGGATGAAGAGCTCAACGAAAGCAGATTCGAGGAGCAGCTCCTGGTCCTCTGTGCAGAAGTCTGTGAATCCTGGGATGGCTTCAGCCCAGGTTTTTATCACATCTAAAGAGCCGGTCAGCAGGTCGTAGAACTGCTGAATATCACCGACATCCTCCTTCTCTGACGGGTTGTCCACTGTCTCCTGATACTGAGGACGAAGAGAAGGGTCAACGCTACAGGAAGGATTTTGTCCACTGTTGTTGCTTTCATTTTAcatcttttgttgttgtaacaGATGTAATCAGTGCAAATGAGACTCTATTTACCTTGGAGTAGTCAAGCTTTTCAATGGTTGGGCTTGAGTCTAAATGTGCCTTGACAAGAGATGTTATGATGTTGACACTGGGGGTCGTGGACGAAGCCTCAACCACAGTCTTGGGTTTGGAGGGCAGACGGCCTCGGCGCCCTTTGAGGCTGTCTGTTCGAACAACTAAGACACgaagggaggagaaaaagaggagaggtaGACTTAAAGCACATGTTTGTGACTCTCACGTGGTAGCTGAGCCCCACACTTCAAAAAACAACTGTTGTATCAATATCAGCTTCCCTTTTTCTGCAGCTGGCACTGTAAGGCTCCggtgacatactgtatatgtctgTCATTCCTAGCTTTGGTTTGTCACTACAAACCCTGTTTTCCTGTCGTCATATATTAGTCACTGAAAGCTTTAAGAGAGTCTGACATCGTATTACCTTCTTTGACCATTCCCACTGCAAGACATTTCTGGAAACGGCAGAACTGGCATCggtttctcctcctcttgtccACTGGACAGTCTTTATTGGCGAGGCACACATACTTTGCATTTTTCTGTACAGTTCGCTGTCAAACagggaaaaaattaaattactATGGGTTTATAATCTTATACACATGTGACGCtgtaaatgacagaaatgtgaTTGAATTATGATCTTTTCAATGATTTCCCTTATTATTGGCATATCCAAAAGGCTTCACCTGTTGTGCACATGCATTTCTATAAGGCCTCTCTAGAACAGAATTGCAAAACTCAATTTTAGCCACTGGTGCATTACTGGCCAATACTCAATATGAATGTCCTATATAATATGAATAACTCAGTGGTATAGTCCAACTGATACTGGACTTTTGAGGCTGAAACTGAGAGTTAAAGAAATCTAATTatgataccaatatatctgcgCTATATCTACTGTTATATCATCGATTTATTTGTCGGGCTCTACTCAGTAAGAATTAACCTGCAAAATGCTCATCAGTTCGTTACCTTGAAGAAACCTTTGCAGCCCTCACAGGTGCGGACTCCGTAGTGCTGGCAAGATGCGTTGTCGCCACAAACCGCACAGCGGCCCTCACTGGATCCTGGGTTGTGGGTTTTAGGAGATGTCATAACCCCGTCCACTATCCTCGGGCTCTCCAGAAGCCCTTGCTCCAGGGACATGGGGGGACAGGGAAGTGAGGAGACATGCTGCTGAGGAGACAGGAAGAAAGGGTCGTCCTGGCCTGGCTGAGCATCCTGATGCTGCCCCAGGGGAGAGTGCTGCTCTGGCATGGAACTGAAGGTGAAAAAGGAGAGCTGCTGGGCCATGGCAGCCTTATCAGCCACAGATGACGGAGGGGCTGAAGTGTAGGGGCTAAAAGGGGAATCCCACATAGGTGCAGGCTGGGCCTGAAAGCCTGGTGTTGGAGGAGAAGCAGCGGCATACACTGGGCTGCCATAATAGTCAGAGCCACATGACGACAGTGTTTCATCAAGGCAGCTGAGTGCGAAGGAGCCTGGGTAACAGCCATATACCTGGAGGTCATCCAGCTTGAAGGCTTGGTTTTGCATCTGAGAGCTCTCAGCTACCGCAGCATGGCTGAATGAAACCGTAGAGGCTGGAGGAGAGGTGGTAATCTTGCAGGAATAAGCATCAAACTCCCCCATGTAGCCATTTCCTACCAAGGTGTTGATGCTGGGCAATGAAGATGTAGACAGCTGGTCATTTTGGCCACTGATGTCCATCACCAGTTTGGCACTGAGGTCAGTATTCAAGAACTCAGAGCTGAAGTAGCTGTCATGGGGCAGGGATGCATACTGGGTTTGTACACAGGGCATTGCTAGGACAGAGAACAGGAACAATTACCTCTGGTGAAACTTAATCCCAGTATGTAGATGTAACATGAACATTAGGTATTAaataagcaaagaaaaaaaaaagtattttaaaataaatgtaatgtatctGTTGTAACAGTCATTTATCTATAGCTGACAACTACAAGTGTAAGTTTTATGGTAACTATTTCAAAAAAGAAGTGAGTTAAATCACTGGCAATAACTTGGGGCTGATAAGTGGTTGAGTGGTAATAGTACAGATAAAGTACAGATGTCCAGGTAAATCAGATATTGCCAGTTATTTAGGCCATATTTTTTGTAATCCTCCCTCTGTAACCACCCAAAACAGTAGCCTACATTAACACTTTGAATGTTACAGTCTCATTTCCCCTGCATGCCATTTCTCCAGCTTTGGGTCCAATCAGTCCTCTGAATGCAGAAGCTGGTGGAGCAGTCAGTTGCTGTCAGATATTGTGTTACTGGCTGTTAATGCTCTGAAAACCTCCTTtagaggaggtggaggacaACCATCCTTCACAGGGAGTGTTGCAGATTGTATTTCAGGGTGGGCTGAACGCCAGCTGAAATGGGAAAGGTGGCAAAgcctgtttatgtgtgtggttgtgcgtttgtgtgcatgtgtgtgtgtctatgtgtgtacgACTGGGTGAATGGGCGTGTATTCACAAGCGCTAACTTCCTCTCTTTATTTGGTTTTTCAATACAAAAACGAGAACACCTGATTATCTCAAACTATTTTACTAAACTTATAGGCAGAGCACACTGCTGAGGTGTGAAACAGGAGTTGTATGCCCTATAAATATAtcctactgtactgtatacatTTGCTCATATAGGAACAGTAAATTTactcataaaacacacaacatgtaAAGTGATAAAGATGAAAACCTGCTAACGTAATCCctaaatttcacattttactgGAAAGTAGTTTTTACAGTTGTATCGGCTGTGTCATTAATATCATAAGTCTCTTTAAAGATTACTCTGGGAAATTTACTCTAATcacaaaacataataaacttTCAGAATTAATCATCACATAACAAGAACTAGTTTGCTCCTTGATAGTACATAGACTCAGTTGTCAGTTTATTAGGTACGCCTATTCAAACCTAAAGCAATCTGATACAACATCCCTGCAATAAATCAAACCTTCATGAAGGttatatttttcagtttctgtttaCACTGCTTTAGAGAGGTGTTGATTCAGTTTTATAGTCTTCTCAGAGACAGTAGTTTGTGGTGGTGTTgtggtgtgtttctgtttaccACATGTTGGCTAATGGACCAACACCTgtctgaaacattttcaacaaaagCTGAGCATGAAAGCATAGTTTTATTTGCAGAGTGTTGTATTAGACTGCATTAATTTCAGCTAGGTGTAATTAATCCACTTGTTACTGCGTGTATAGTTTTGACTACTACCTGAAGACGCCTTtctaaacattatttttcattaaaccATCAAACTAATTTAAGTATAAGGTTGCAAATATGGAATTCCTTTCTTTGCAGTTCTATCAGTCATTGCCCACTATAACATAAATAGTTATTATGAAGCCTAAACAACTAATATTGGCATGAATTTGGCACACTGAgtaataatacacaaaaaacatgcagacaaaCATCACCTTCACTCACCTGGTTCGTATTAGTATCCGGATTTTGAAGCTTTTCGTTTATTCCATACGAATGAAACAGCTGCATGTCACATCTGCCAGCTGCAACcggcacacacactcactctaacacactcacacacacacacactgggtcaGATCCGCGCAGACGGACTGcacacagtttttattttggCTGCGTCGAGGAGAAGGCGGgcccatgcccaaatatggcgAAAGGGCGGTGGAACGTTCCGGAGCGCGGGCCAATCAGCGCCGGGTTCGACGCAGACGTTCTTCCGTGTGACGCACGTACGGGATTCCATTGACGCAAGAGCCGGGGGAGCGTGCGTTCTAAATATAATCCAACAGCGGCGCTCACGTGGGGCTATTACTGGATGAAAGTGCTAAAAATAGGTGCAGTTTGGAGGTGCAGAGGTGTTTATGACTGGAAATGTAGATATTATAGACGTTTACAACTGGCAGATGTGGTATCGTTGACAGACCAGGAAAAAAACTGgcgatttttgtttttgaagtagatgtagaaaaaaaagaaacataaaccGTCCTCCAGACATTCCTTAAATAACCTAGGATAATAACACACATCCATTCACCATCTagatttaaaatactttttttattcattacacacattatacattattgGAGCACTTTTGACAACCCGCATTGATGTGTCTTCactaaagtacatttttaaaagaattaaaCACATCTCTTTTATGGACAAGAGCAATGTCTTAAACTAAAGCATTTTACATATAACAacatatgaaacatttctaaagactaataaataaaataaaagttgatttGCCAGCTAAAAATTACATAATACATTACAGTCTTTGTTGAACTAACCTGCTCATATGTGTGGTAGCACAATGGCACATTTTAATTGGAGAGATGGATCATCTTTTGGTCTTCTACAAGCCATTTCTTAGTAAGTATTTTGTATATACTtcaatgtgcacacacacacactgagcagaaCTTGTTCCTCCTCCAGGTCAGAGTGTggtgttaaagctgcagtgtgtagaattgaGTGGTTTGAATtcacttggcagaaatggaatataatattcataagtagcTTTAGTAGTAAGTTTTCattagtgtttaatcacctgaaaatacaaatcattgtgtttttgataCCTTAGAATAAGCCCTTTTTGTCTACACAGGGAGCacgtcctcttccacagagctcACCATGTTGCACGCCATTTTAGAtcgatagaatagaatagaatagaatagaatagatcctttattgtcattgtcacaagTACAACGACATCTTAAAGTGCtcaccagtcagtgcatcattcataaataaaaaaaacaaaaatagaaataaagaaaaatgaaagaaaaagataatcaataaatactatatataaaaacagcccAAGTATACCCACATACGGTTACATCCTGTCATTGCACAGCCCTATTGCATTCAGTTGTAAACAGTATCAATTAGCAGTGTTGAGTGTAGTAATAGCTGAAGgataaaaactgtatttgaatctgtttttccttgttttaacTGATCTGAATTGTCTGCCTGATGGCAACAGTTCAAACAGAGAGTGTCCAGGGTAAGAA
It encodes:
- the LOC133977347 gene encoding probable nuclear hormone receptor HR38, whose translation is MPCVQTQYASLPHDSYFSSEFLNTDLSAKLVMDISGQNDQLSTSSLPSINTLVGNGYMGEFDAYSCKITTSPPASTVSFSHAAVAESSQMQNQAFKLDDLQVYGCYPGSFALSCLDETLSSCGSDYYGSPVYAAASPPTPGFQAQPAPMWDSPFSPYTSAPPSSVADKAAMAQQLSFFTFSSMPEQHSPLGQHQDAQPGQDDPFFLSPQQHVSSLPCPPMSLEQGLLESPRIVDGVMTSPKTHNPGSSEGRCAVCGDNASCQHYGVRTCEGCKGFFKRTVQKNAKYVCLANKDCPVDKRRRNRCQFCRFQKCLAVGMVKEVVRTDSLKGRRGRLPSKPKTVVEASSTTPSVNIITSLVKAHLDSSPTIEKLDYSKYQETVDNPSEKEDVGDIQQFYDLLTGSLDVIKTWAEAIPGFTDFCTEDQELLLESAFVELFILRLAYRSNPEKSKLIFCNGVVLHRMQCVRSFGDWIDSIMDFSQSLHRMKLDISLFSCLAALVIITDRHGLKEPKRVEDFQNHLITCLREHVSGNRSETSRIQPSYLSRLLGKLPELRTLCTQGLQRIFYLKLEDLVPPPPIVEKIFMDTLPF